Proteins encoded within one genomic window of Bacillus sp. 1NLA3E:
- a CDS encoding ABC transporter permease yields the protein MKNYKNIINAAIGFGILILVWQLIIFVGKYDTTLFPTPIQVWDGILSLINDGTLFVHFQVSIIRFFVGYLSAVVTAIVFGLILGRIPALWGVIDPIVQVLRPISPIAWSPFIVLWFGIGDMPAIIIIFIAAFFPVLLSTVSAVRKVDKTYLKVAQNFEIKRFELLQKIIFPAAFPYIANGLHIAVGTAWIFLVAGEMIGTQSGLGYLIVDSRNSMRLDLVMAGILSIGIIGLLLDKTVGLFETWINQIWGN from the coding sequence ATGAAAAATTATAAAAATATAATCAATGCAGCTATTGGTTTTGGTATCTTGATTTTGGTCTGGCAATTGATTATTTTTGTCGGAAAATATGATACAACACTTTTTCCTACTCCTATACAAGTGTGGGATGGGATCTTATCTCTTATTAATGATGGTACCCTTTTTGTTCATTTTCAAGTTAGCATCATTCGCTTTTTTGTGGGTTATCTTTCGGCGGTTGTAACAGCGATTGTTTTCGGGCTGATACTTGGAAGAATTCCTGCGTTATGGGGAGTGATCGACCCAATTGTTCAAGTCCTACGGCCAATTTCACCAATTGCATGGTCACCGTTTATTGTCCTTTGGTTTGGGATCGGTGATATGCCAGCTATTATCATTATTTTTATTGCCGCCTTTTTCCCAGTTTTGCTGTCAACGGTTTCGGCTGTAAGAAAAGTTGATAAAACCTATTTGAAGGTTGCTCAAAATTTCGAGATTAAGAGGTTTGAATTATTACAAAAAATTATCTTTCCAGCTGCATTTCCCTATATTGCAAATGGCCTCCATATTGCAGTGGGGACGGCTTGGATTTTCCTTGTAGCTGGTGAAATGATTGGGACTCAGTCAGGGCTTGGTTACTTAATCGTCGATTCCAGAAATTCAATGAGACTCGACCTAGTCATGGCCGGAATCCTCTCAATTGGAATCATCGGACTCCTCCTCGACAAAACCGTAGGCCTATTCGAAACCTGGATCAACCAAATATGGGGAAACTGA
- a CDS encoding ABC transporter substrate-binding protein, producing the protein MKKIIKTVFLILLVGVLFISLAGCGAIGSEKSSGETNKQKPTIKIGYLPITHAVPLFIEKEQAKYKNFNLELVKFGSWPELVDALNTGHIDGASMLVTLAMKAKAQGIDLKAVALGHKDGNVLITAKDINSVKELKGKNFAIPHKFSTHNILLYKMLKQNGLKYEDVHPIELPPAEMPAALSEGRISGYVVAEPFGAVSVAIDKGKVLYQDNQIWDNSIDCTLVLRGEFIKKENKIAKKFVGYYIKSGKIAEQKDKQTFEMSSKYMKVKEDVLDLSFKWITYDNLAINKEDYEELAKNLIEMGLLENPPSFAEFVDHSLIKKTK; encoded by the coding sequence ATGAAAAAAATAATAAAAACAGTCTTTTTGATTCTTTTAGTTGGTGTATTGTTCATTTCACTTGCAGGTTGTGGCGCCATTGGAAGCGAAAAATCTTCAGGAGAAACGAACAAACAAAAGCCGACAATAAAAATTGGATATTTACCAATTACCCATGCAGTACCATTATTTATTGAAAAAGAACAAGCCAAATATAAAAATTTCAATCTTGAACTTGTTAAATTTGGTTCTTGGCCAGAACTCGTAGATGCCCTTAACACAGGCCATATTGACGGGGCATCTATGCTTGTGACGCTGGCAATGAAGGCAAAAGCACAGGGGATTGACTTAAAAGCTGTTGCTTTGGGCCATAAAGATGGGAATGTTTTAATTACAGCAAAAGATATTAACAGTGTTAAAGAGTTAAAGGGAAAAAACTTTGCTATCCCACATAAATTCTCCACCCACAATATATTGCTTTACAAAATGTTAAAACAAAATGGGCTTAAGTATGAGGACGTCCATCCGATTGAGCTTCCTCCAGCTGAAATGCCAGCGGCGCTTTCTGAAGGTAGAATTTCCGGTTACGTAGTTGCAGAACCTTTTGGTGCCGTTTCCGTAGCAATTGACAAAGGGAAAGTTTTATATCAAGACAATCAAATTTGGGATAATTCTATTGATTGTACACTAGTGCTTCGTGGCGAATTTATTAAAAAGGAAAATAAAATTGCCAAAAAATTTGTTGGCTACTACATAAAGTCTGGAAAAATTGCTGAACAAAAAGATAAACAAACCTTTGAAATGTCGTCGAAATATATGAAAGTAAAAGAAGACGTATTGGATTTATCTTTTAAGTGGATTACGTATGACAATTTAGCAATTAATAAAGAGGACTACGAAGAATTAGCAAAGAATCTTATTGAGATGGGGTTACTGGAAAATCCACCAAGCTTTGCTGAATTTGTTGATCATTCCTTAATTAAAAAAACGAAGTGA
- a CDS encoding ABC transporter ATP-binding protein, whose translation MIDVQNLIKSFKNKNQETKVLDDISMRIDKGEIISILGESGCGKSTLLNIIGGFEKASNGQVFLDGKLVDRPNRKCIMLFQNYGILPWRSVLKNVEFGLEGLKLNRSEQREKALHYLNLVGLKGKEALFPHELSGGMQQRVGIARALALQPELILMDEPFAALDTFNRYHLQNELLRIQAIEKTTIILVTHDIDEAVYLSDRVFLMQPNPGRIHKEINITLSKPRDRSDSDFQYYRNIILKEFHFTRPEALIEFNI comes from the coding sequence ATGATTGATGTACAAAATTTGATTAAAAGTTTTAAAAATAAGAATCAGGAAACCAAAGTATTAGACGATATATCAATGAGAATCGATAAAGGTGAAATTATTTCAATTTTAGGGGAAAGCGGCTGTGGAAAAAGCACATTGTTGAATATTATTGGTGGTTTTGAAAAAGCGAGTAACGGTCAGGTTTTCCTAGATGGAAAATTAGTGGATCGGCCAAATCGCAAATGCATTATGCTTTTCCAAAACTACGGCATACTACCATGGCGCTCCGTTTTAAAAAATGTTGAATTTGGACTGGAAGGTTTAAAGCTTAATCGCTCAGAACAAAGGGAAAAAGCATTACACTATTTGAATTTAGTCGGCTTGAAAGGGAAAGAAGCGCTGTTTCCTCATGAACTATCTGGGGGAATGCAGCAAAGAGTGGGGATTGCCAGGGCACTAGCCTTACAACCAGAATTAATTTTGATGGATGAACCATTTGCTGCATTAGATACTTTTAATCGATATCATTTACAAAATGAACTTCTCCGGATCCAAGCCATAGAAAAGACAACCATTATTCTTGTTACACATGATATTGATGAAGCAGTCTATTTATCAGACCGAGTTTTTTTAATGCAGCCTAATCCTGGTCGAATCCATAAAGAAATTAACATTACTCTTTCGAAACCACGTGACCGTAGTGACAGTGATTTTCAGTATTATCGGAATATCATTTTGAAAGAATTCCATTTTACTAGACCCGAAGCATTGATTGAGTTTAACATCTAA
- a CDS encoding winged helix-turn-helix transcriptional regulator, translating to MKSRYDIPCNIAQSLNIIGDRWTLLIVHEILAGHTLFNEIKKSLIGISSNLLSERLKHLEEEGLIKSELYSQHPPRYCYTLTKSGEELEHVFNALIIWGSNNLHKCYKKLVDPENGEEVAIAYYSKKTGELVKNIKVVSIENQIQNMGE from the coding sequence ATGAAATCGAGATATGATATACCTTGTAATATCGCACAATCATTAAATATCATTGGAGATCGCTGGACTTTATTAATTGTCCATGAAATTTTAGCGGGACATACTTTGTTTAATGAAATTAAAAAGTCTTTAATTGGCATTTCTTCTAATCTTCTATCAGAACGGCTGAAACATTTAGAGGAAGAGGGTCTGATAAAATCAGAACTGTATTCTCAGCACCCTCCTCGTTATTGTTATACATTAACAAAAAGCGGTGAGGAGCTTGAGCATGTATTTAATGCACTCATCATATGGGGCAGTAACAATTTACATAAGTGCTATAAAAAGCTGGTTGATCCGGAGAATGGTGAGGAAGTAGCAATTGCTTATTACTCTAAAAAAACAGGGGAGCTTGTGAAAAACATTAAGGTTGTATCTATAGAAAATCAAATTCAAAACATGGGAGAATAA
- a CDS encoding DUF4242 domain-containing protein has product MGLYLIESSLAGIVSTKEDLDQKAAAIQAELNENHSALIELQISKDFSRSFFIIEGEDRNVATNLLRAAGIPVQLIKEVRLVGKELEEVKKNNEVVNYLVEWNIPENITMEQYLARKNKNSVHYQEVPEVAFSRTYVCEDMTKCLCFYDAPNVAAVKRAREAVQTPIDSITEILTDIK; this is encoded by the coding sequence ATGGGACTTTATTTAATTGAATCATCTTTAGCAGGAATTGTATCTACAAAAGAAGACTTAGACCAAAAGGCTGCCGCAATTCAAGCAGAACTGAATGAAAACCATTCAGCATTAATTGAACTACAAATATCAAAGGATTTTTCACGTTCATTCTTTATTATTGAAGGTGAAGACCGAAATGTGGCGACAAATCTCTTAAGAGCCGCTGGTATTCCAGTTCAACTGATCAAAGAGGTACGTCTTGTTGGGAAAGAGCTTGAAGAAGTGAAGAAAAATAATGAAGTGGTAAACTATTTAGTCGAATGGAATATTCCTGAAAACATCACAATGGAACAATATTTAGCTAGAAAAAATAAAAACTCCGTCCATTATCAAGAAGTTCCAGAAGTAGCGTTTTCCAGAACATACGTGTGCGAGGATATGACCAAATGCCTATGCTTCTATGATGCTCCTAATGTGGCAGCTGTGAAACGGGCTCGTGAGGCAGTGCAAACACCGATTGATTCCATTACAGAAATTTTGACAGATATTAAGTAA
- a CDS encoding acyl-CoA dehydrogenase family protein produces MSKNVVEKPIILEKIIEQELKPYIKKIDVEAFYAESFLRKLGESGLFSSVNKSQKEYILDEMHLVEETSKTCMTTAFCLWCHLAALTYVRNTNNELFKLKFLPLLENGKLLAATGLSNPMKYYAGLENLHLSAKQTNGGYILSGVLPAVSNLGENHWFGVIANVNETKRVMCFVPCKVDGLKLKGKIEFLGANGSATYSCQFDNVFIPDEWVLSENADQFVEIIRPAFVLYQIPLGLGVIKDSITSIEKIHQRQNGCNRYLKRQSSELQELVDQTQEKVKNLFSADQFNWKEIAEVRLEVAYLTLDATQANMLHNGSSGYLRDCLPSRRLREAYFFANLTPTIKHLEKILH; encoded by the coding sequence ATGAGTAAAAATGTAGTGGAAAAACCCATCATACTTGAGAAGATAATTGAACAGGAATTAAAACCGTATATAAAAAAGATTGATGTTGAGGCCTTTTATGCTGAGAGCTTTTTAAGAAAACTTGGTGAGTCGGGATTATTTTCTTCTGTCAATAAGTCTCAAAAGGAATATATTTTAGATGAAATGCATTTAGTAGAAGAAACATCGAAAACTTGTATGACCACTGCCTTTTGTCTTTGGTGCCACCTCGCTGCATTAACATATGTAAGAAATACAAACAATGAGCTCTTTAAACTCAAGTTCTTACCTCTGCTTGAAAATGGAAAACTTTTAGCTGCAACAGGATTGTCTAACCCAATGAAATATTATGCGGGACTAGAAAACCTCCATTTAAGCGCAAAACAGACAAATGGTGGCTACATCCTGTCTGGAGTTTTACCTGCCGTCTCTAATCTGGGAGAAAATCACTGGTTCGGAGTTATTGCCAATGTTAATGAAACCAAACGTGTTATGTGTTTCGTTCCTTGCAAAGTAGATGGGTTAAAATTGAAAGGAAAAATTGAATTCCTCGGTGCAAATGGCAGTGCGACATACTCATGCCAGTTTGACAATGTATTTATTCCTGATGAATGGGTGTTATCAGAAAACGCTGATCAATTTGTGGAAATCATCCGGCCTGCATTCGTCCTATATCAAATCCCGCTTGGGTTAGGTGTAATAAAGGATTCTATTACTTCTATTGAAAAAATACACCAAAGGCAAAATGGCTGCAATCGTTATTTGAAAAGACAATCGTCGGAATTACAAGAATTAGTTGATCAAACTCAGGAAAAGGTAAAAAACTTATTTTCAGCTGATCAATTTAATTGGAAAGAGATTGCCGAAGTTCGCCTTGAAGTGGCCTATTTAACACTTGATGCAACTCAAGCAAATATGCTACATAATGGAAGTTCAGGTTACTTAAGAGATTGTTTACCATCACGTAGACTACGTGAAGCCTACTTTTTTGCAAATTTAACCCCAACAATAAAACACCTAGAAAAAATTCTTCATTAA
- a CDS encoding helix-turn-helix domain-containing protein produces the protein MKNKTIKIGKVLEKLRKARELSQEEVAFRCGISRKSMSNLEKDRHLPNLITLINIASALDMKPHELMKEIEKDIDLLERATDD, from the coding sequence TTGAAAAATAAGACGATAAAGATTGGGAAGGTATTAGAAAAGTTGAGGAAAGCTAGAGAACTGTCACAGGAGGAAGTAGCTTTTCGTTGCGGCATAAGCAGAAAATCCATGAGTAACCTGGAAAAGGATCGACATCTTCCCAATTTAATAACATTGATAAACATTGCTAGTGCGCTTGATATGAAACCTCATGAACTTATGAAAGAAATAGAGAAGGATATAGATTTACTAGAAAGAGCTACTGATGACTAA
- a CDS encoding REP-associated tyrosine transposase produces the protein MSRKKRIWVPNRYYHIVCRGNRRDPLFRNATDFQAFLHILHQLYEKTSFEIVSYCLMTNHYHLQMRSKEISISKLMAFINKRYANYYNTKYRITGHVFEKRFYDSIIEDKEGMLEVSRYIHLNPVEAKMVKKPENYPWSSYYLFKYPTSIPLCEVICWYCFL, from the coding sequence ATCGTTATTATCATATTGTCTGCAGAGGTAACCGGCGCGACCCGCTGTTTCGAAATGCCACTGATTTTCAAGCTTTTCTCCATATCCTACACCAGCTCTATGAAAAAACATCCTTTGAAATCGTCTCCTATTGTTTGATGACCAACCATTACCATCTTCAAATGCGCTCCAAAGAAATTTCTATATCCAAATTGATGGCTTTTATCAACAAGCGCTATGCTAATTACTATAATACAAAATATCGGATAACTGGGCACGTGTTTGAAAAACGCTTTTACGACAGCATTATTGAAGATAAAGAAGGAATGCTAGAAGTCAGCCGTTATATTCATTTAAATCCAGTCGAAGCAAAAATGGTAAAAAAACCTGAGAATTATCCGTGGAGCAGTTATTACTTGTTTAAGTATCCAACCTCTATTCCACTTTGTGAAGTAATTTGCTGGTATTGTTTTTTATGA